A window of the Streptomyces sp. NBC_00250 genome harbors these coding sequences:
- a CDS encoding NTP pyrophosphohydrolase: MNAEDLSLRPLLVVDGANVVGSVPDGWWRDRRGAAERLRDRLAAAGGPVDGPFPSPYEIVLVVEGRARGVASAPDVRVEEAAGSGDDLIVELVRSANGRPCLVVTADRELRLRVQEEGARCTGPRSLPPTPGQGLQTTA; the protein is encoded by the coding sequence ATGAATGCTGAGGATCTGTCCCTTCGTCCTCTACTGGTGGTGGACGGGGCCAACGTCGTAGGGTCGGTGCCCGACGGCTGGTGGCGCGATCGGCGTGGGGCCGCCGAGCGGTTGCGTGACCGGCTCGCCGCGGCCGGCGGTCCGGTCGACGGGCCGTTCCCCAGTCCGTACGAGATCGTCCTGGTCGTCGAGGGCCGTGCTCGGGGCGTTGCCTCCGCACCTGACGTGCGGGTCGAGGAGGCTGCCGGCAGTGGCGACGACCTGATCGTCGAACTGGTCCGGAGCGCGAACGGCCGACCGTGCCTGGTGGTCACGGCCGACCGGGAACTGCGCCTGCGCGTACAGGAGGAAGGCGCCCGCTGCACGGGCCCCCGCAGTCTCCCCCCGACGCCAGGTCAAGGGCTTCAGACCACCGCATGA